In Rosa rugosa chromosome 4, drRosRugo1.1, whole genome shotgun sequence, the genomic stretch TTTACATTCCATTACAAATTCTTGGTTAACAATTTGAGCAGGCTACTGGTCTTTACTTCAGAGGAGCTAGGGTTTTTCGAGCCGTTATTGCTGATTTATTAGCAAAAGGAATGGGGAAAGCTGAAAATGTAAGTGGATTAACTTGTCAACAATTTGACTGCTGTTATCTTCAGTTCTGATAAATTTGTTCCTTAACCCGGACACATGTGCTTACAGGCTGTCCTCTCCGGTTGTTCTGCTGGTGGATTGGCCACCATTCTTCATTGTGATAACTTCCGTGCTCTCTTACCTTCCGGAACCATTGTGAAATGTGTTTCAGATGCTGGTTACTTTATTAATGTGTAAGCTCCTCACATTTTCAGTACCTTCTGCCTTTTCCTTTTATGTGAAAGTTGCTTATGGACCTTGGTGATAAATATCAGAAAGGACATTTCTGGAGCACAACACATTCAACAGTATTTTGCTGATGTTGTTACAACACATGTAATCCTCTCGCTCCCTCCTGCATACAATGAAGACTTTACCGCCATCAATCCCCATTTCTGAATGTCGATATCTTTCGTGTAGGGTTCTGCGAAGAATTTGCCTCCATCTTGCACTTCAAAATTGAGACCAGATTTGGTAAGTGTAAAGTGTTGCTAGATATAtttagtattgatttactgtttctCACTTGTAAGATTCTCATGATGCTCCTCAAACAATACTACAGTGTTTCTTCCCTCAATATGTGGTACCACAGATTCGGACACCAATATTCTATGTAAATGCAGCCTATGATTCATGGCAGGTGAGCTTCCCAGCTATTTTCCTGTTAACAGTAACATCGATCATACTAAACTGAGTGAGAACCGTTGATTAGGTAGAATTATGTTTGAATGCGTGATCTTGAGTTAAAGTCTAGCAAGAGAGCTTTACCCCTTTTGTATACTCGCACATTTTACCTTAGTATACATCTCTCTTTCACTTTGTCTAATTCTTAAGGTCACTTTGTTTATCTATACAGATAAGGAACATTTTGGTACCAGGTGTTGCGGATCCTCATGGAACTTGGCGAAACTGCAAGCTCAATATAAGGAACTGCTCACCCGCTCAGCTCAAAACCATTCAAAGTCAGTCTCACAGGAGAcattaatttctaatcaataGTAGACCAATATTAGATCGTTGTTTACATGGCATTTAAATTCTGTTTGTTTGTATTTTGCAGGCTTCAGGTTGCAATTTTTAACTGCAATTGGTGGTGTGAGCAACTCTGCAGTAAAGGGAATGTTCATAGACTCTTGCTATCTACACTGTCAAACTGAAATGCAGGAGACTTGGTTAATGCCTAATTCTCCACTCCTTAACAAAATGGTAACACAAACCACAAACACCCTCTTAGAAAAGAAAAGtttctaggttttatttcctGCTTGAAGAAACACTAATTTTAATTGGTTTTGTAAAAACTCATATGTGCAGACAATTGCAGGGGCAGTTAGAGACTGGTTTTATGACCGAACTCCATTCCAAAAGATAGACTGTCCTTACTCTTGCAATCCCACTTGCCATGCTCCGATGTTTGATCCAAATGTGCACTTGGAATGACTGTTGTGACAAATATGTACCATTTTTATAGGTCAGGTTCCTTCATAGAACAAATTATTTATATAGATTAAGTAAAAAAAATGTGATAAGTCAAAGTGATTGATCAAAATAAAAAAGCTCACCACTGCACAAAAACTAGTGTGCTGGGTGCTTTCCCTCATTGTTTATGTAATTcgtcatatatctcaattaaatCCACATTATTCTTCCATCTTTTGATTCTAAGGTGGGGCATATATATCTTGTACTGAAAACTCAATGATTTGGCGACAATGTATTTCTATTTATTCATCAGAGCATTTTCCAATTTTTGGTCTATCTGATATTTAGACTTTCTTTTGGTTGGTAATAAATCAGGATTATGTGTGTGCCTTTTCTATTGTTGTAATATGAGAAGATTGTTCTAGATTCATAGTTCTAATTAGAATAAGATTTCTTGTActcaaagattatgtacttgtatactctatatatagaggctcctattatcaataaaacacacaactattctcccaattctctTTTCCTAAAACAAGTTATCACCACGAGCCCTGATCTTGAATCAGAAGCCAAaaactttcttcttctctcttcttgccGTGAAACCCTAGAACCCTTCCCTAGGACCACCTCCTGCATGCCACCATCTTTGCGCACGGCTTTGGGAAGAAAACGACAAGGCcgcaaggaaaagaagaacaagaaaatcaagcaccaagtaagttttaaattaaagttcctgctttctgaattttaatttaattttattttcttcggGAACTTCCAAAATCCCTTCTTCTATATctcacctttcttataacgtgggttcgataaaagaataaaatcgAAACTGTGGGGGTTCACGCTAAGCTACGAGCTAAGAACGTTCGTGAGCCTAAgctacgaactaagagcgtttgtGAGCATTTAAATTTGAacgaccattcaaacatcattgtttcgatctaatccaaatttCTTGGTAGCAAAGAGGCTCAGAAATCCTTAATTAGTTGTCACGGAAGTATTatactccgaaactaatctattTTCTAAGAATATATGTAATGGCATTTTGCCTTAaactattatcaataaaaacaTTGGTTATAACGGATTGGAAACTCTGATGTAATcgttggctattattaataaagtgtcgattcttttaatTCGAGCTTTATTTACTTacgtatgtttcccggagagctagaatgcctcgcggatagtgctactacgcacaccataccttgacataggcaattattccttGAGATGATGCCTACTCGATCTTATGTGACTACGAGGGCAGGGCCATCTAAATTGACTCATGGTCAAGGACCAGCTAAACttttgttgccaaatggcacattgattaatgtcactacagcatcacctggggccgGAAGAACTATTTTGAGCTTTagagatattagagccaacggttttcatgtggaaacacatagtgagaatggacctgagttcctttgcattacctctaatgactgcGGAcgaaaacgagtattagagaagcttatgtgtcgctctagtgggttatatgtaaccactattcgagtaattgagTCCAACAACGTTATAAGAGATGACTTTTGGGACACCAACACATATAGGCTTTAGCATGACCaattgggacatccaggtcgtgatatgatgatctgtttattaaagacttcacacggacatccattctttcgagcgaataatgaagcacaaatcaaaagttgattcctggactaagtgggACAGCCGCCGTTATCTaccgccagccctaggctggcaTAGTCCATATCCATGACTCCATGGATGGAGTCCATCATGGTGAtagcgccccaggtgatgctgtaATCACCAAGTTTGCTtccaatagcgtttcagacgctcaagcACAactaaaatcctcattggttgcttctaaggcatCTCGCTCTTTCTataaagcctgttccttaggaaaattaggactgagactgtCTTATGCAAAGGAtacgaaaatactcattctgttcttacatagaatccgaggGGATTCTGTGaaccgattcaaccaacttgcagacatttaaatatttcatgatgttggttgacacacaaacacgttggtcacgtgttatgccattgtccacttgtaatgctgcttacacTACACTCCTAGCATAGATCATATTGcaacgggctcactcctcggatcatcctattcagtcaattggacttgacaatgctagagagtttacatctaaaactttcgatgattattgtatatcattgggactgatgttggacatacccaaatggtctcgcggaaacgactacgatggtagcttgaacattggtaatgcgcaccaatctccctatatccgcttggggtgatacaatatcgcatgcaactgctaattcgtctacgatccactgccactcaatctatctttgcgttacaactagtgactaggtacaagtATCTCTTACTTACGCATATTTTTGAGTGTGACATGTATGTGCCTATtccgccgccacagcgcactaagatgggtcctcacagacgaatgagcaaatAAATTGGatatgagactccaacaataGTCTGCCACTAAATACATTTGCTAGGCGATTtctttaccactagatttgcgtattgtcactttgatgagacagtctttccgtcgttagagggagataagaatacggatgttcaacaggaacgacaggaattgtcatggtctgtccccactatgtctcatctcgatccccgatAAAGTAACGAGAttacacatatctgctgcaaaggtgcctgcaaggatggacttCCCTAAGAGAGGACGTAGCACCACCCTACATGaaggtaggcatggcaccaacgccatagagagtggcactctggcgtcaCAGGCCATGGTCCCAGCTAGGATGTGTGGGAGGCCcatgggttcgaatgatactttggcacaactcaatcctttgatcatcgacgcTCAAAATCCATCTTATGAGAATGTTTCGGATTGAGGTTATCATTGGGGGATGCCTtaatgtcagaacctattcctgagaatatagagctctctgaaaattacacttgtgtacatgagacgtgggataaaaactccatcatgattgatgatgtattcgcacATTTCATTGCGTTTGAGTtcgttgagtctgatgatatcgaaccactctccgttgatgaatgaatgccaacatagagaaaattggtctaaatggaaagatgcgatctaggttaacttggattctctaacgaagagaaAGGTTTTTCaagccaatgatgccaacacctttTAACATAAAATCTGTTGtctaataggtcttcgttagaaagcgtgatgagaaaaagagatggtaatctcgccttatggcgcaaggcttctcacaaaacccCCGGAATCGATTATGAGGatacatattctctcgtaatggatgtcattgcactccactaccctgtcagtttggtagtttccaaataactgaacatgcaacttacgaatgtggtcattACGTATCTTTATGGAGATCTAGATACAAAAATATACATAAAGGTCCCTGATAGACTTTATTTActcaaatcaagtggctctagaccacggagcgcgtttgcaatgaggatGCAATGCTCACtcagtgactacttgattgggaagggatatgatgaactatgcccgcgTGTCTCCATGACAAATTCCTGATTTGCAATTGTTGCgatttatgttgataaacataattggaacccttgaaaagttaagggaaactgctgaacacctgaaatccgagtttgagatgaaggaccttgggagaacactgttttgtctcggtttagaacttgaatACCGTGTCAatggatgcttaggcattttgataaagtcaagaaGCACTCCCAGGGGCGTctgtagtcttgaccctaagagggatcCGTTttgtcccagggatgatgacgaagacatGTTAATAGCATAAGTGCTTACCTGAGTACAATAAGCGcgttattgtacttagcacaatgcaagaccggacacctcatttgttgtgaacttgttggctagatatagacttgcgccaacgcgacgccattaaactggtgtaaaagatatctttcgatacttgagatgtatgattgatatgagcttgttctatccctatagagagatgatggattcgaacccatcacacaccaggaatgccACCAACACTGGtttgcgtcctctatccccatcccaaaacgacattagtgttttggaaggttttattgatactgggtatctctctgacccacacaaaggtcattcccaaactggttatgtgttcaccatgggtaagaccacaatatcttggaggtctacaaattATATCCTAGTCGCTACTTCTtggaatcatgcagagattattgctcttcacgaagcggtttgtgaatgtatatggattggatccataattacacaTGTTTGAtgaaattgtggtttgaagtctaccacagatgaacctacgtgcatttatgaggataatgcagcttgcattgaacaaatgaagcaaggtttcatcaagggcgacaacacaaagcatatatcgcctaagttttTCTACAATTAGGAACAACAAACACTTGtaaaaattgaatttaatcAAATCCAATCTGAGGATAAtttagcggacttatttactaagtcgttacctaagtccactttcgagaaacatgtgatgTGAAGAGCCAGCATCGGATTGCGaaaattatccgaactcccatgattgtagcaatcggGAAGAGAtcttgacatcagggggaggcatgatgtctacatgtttgatctcgaagagtgaagggcgtgttgtactctttttctcctccacgAGGTTGTTTTCTTCCCACAGAGTTTTTATTACTTGAGCAAGGCTTTTAATGAAGCAACATTTGAAGCGCCATGGTGTCACGATGACATCACGTTtggacgacacaagggggagtgttgaaggatatctgGATTATGTGTGCCTTATCAGACTAGGATTACTTTCTattgttgtaataggagaagattGTTCTAGATTCCTAGTTTTAATTAGAATAAGATTCCTTGTACTTaaagattatgtacttgtacGTATTCTCTATATATAAAGgcttctattatcaatgaaatataCAACTATTCTCACAATTTGGGAAAAGagattctctctacaattctgtTTTCCTAAAACAGTGTAGATGATACAGACATGCAGAGACTTATCTCTCTATCTTTTACCAGCTTCTGATCAACAAAATGTGACTTTGAGCAACTGAATCCAATCCAACTTTCTAAGCAGGCCGAACACCGCACTTCAGTAGTGCTTTTAAGGAACTGTTCATGAAGGGTTGATCACCTGTGTTTCAACTTTCTTGGTGTCGATTCCATTAAATCAACCACATTGGTGTCGATTCCATTAAATCAACCACATTGATCTCAATAGCAGTGAAGGGTGATTATTTCTCGGCTATTTATGGTGGTTACTTGAGCATGGGGATTCATACTCGAAAGTCATTGAGATCATCTGGCTCTATTACCATGCAGGACTTAAATGATTGCATGATCCACTCACCTCTTGGTCGTATGCATAAGATTCCCAGACCAAAACCTGAAACTtggggcaactccaaccatgggtGCCAAACCCAGTTCGAGTCCCCAGTTGAATTTTTGTGAGCCAAAAGTCAATAAGAATTAGGGTATAGCTATTTTGGTCCGAATGCATGTGCTATTTTGGGACTATGGATGGGACAATTTATTCGCAAGTGATGGGGTCAAACTAAGGTTGGGTGACTTGGGTCCCCTTCCCATGTATTggatacaatttttttttttcctattttcacTAAAGAAAAACTAAATGAATTTTAAAGTAATTGAAACAAAAATGATATATAAGGATTGGAGAATATATGCCTCTAAATACCAGTTTGTACCCACTAGTTG encodes the following:
- the LOC133743823 gene encoding pectin acetylesterase 8-like; amino-acid sequence: MGDARLAQWLNLLVCSVIMMKATGVPIGITILKTAVARGAVCLDGSPPAYHWDKGFGSGVNNWLVHIEGGGWCNNVTNCLGRKNTRLGSSKKMLKEIPFSGILSNRQSLNPGFYNWNRIKVRYCDGSSFTGDVEAVHPATGLYFRGARVFRAVIADLLAKGMGKAENAVLSGCSAGGLATILHCDNFRALLPSGTIVKCVSDAGYFINVKDISGAQHIQQYFADVVTTHGSAKNLPPSCTSKLRPDLCFFPQYVVPQIRTPIFYVNAAYDSWQIRNILVPGVADPHGTWRNCKLNIRNCSPAQLKTIQSFRLQFLTAIGGVSNSAVKGMFIDSCYLHCQTEMQETWLMPNSPLLNKMTIAGAVRDWFYDRTPFQKIDCPYSCNPTCHAPMFDPNVHLE